Proteins encoded by one window of Corythoichthys intestinalis isolate RoL2023-P3 chromosome 20, ASM3026506v1, whole genome shotgun sequence:
- the LOC130908797 gene encoding zinc finger protein 41 homolog, protein MLKDLVRERLIAVADEIFELFGNTIVSYEEQLSHAKVEIERQRRQLEAVCKTQIVVRVEDVQQLIDRPDRPTQMGCSNLKEEDPSQLSFVKEEKMEADVTEEKVEADVKEEKVLMDDGPPESSKLHHESPSDTHCGRPPPEHLLSPLSHRDGMEESSSVKDNKHLKCSAKDIHYGNKEASQTDFNRHIRKREKAVPCSICGRKFSLKNLKRHMKNHTGEMSVSCSVCGIKLSQKENLKRHMRKHTGEKPYVCSLCGKAYSCGESLATHMMTHFKKKPYPCTICSSGFAKSWILDKHMKNTHGRKTLYLCRLQ, encoded by the exons atgttaaagGATTTGGTCAGAGAGCGACTAATTGCAGTGGCCGACGAAATATTCGAGCTATTTGGAAATACGATAGTGTCGTACGAGGAGCAACTCAGCCACGCGAAAGTGGAGATTGAACGACAAAGACGACAACTGGAAGCTGTTTGCAAAACTCAAATTGTCGTACGCGTCGAAG ACGTCCAGCAGCTAATCGATCGACCGGATCGACCGACACAAATGGGGTGCTCCAATCTGAAAGAAGAGGACCCTTCGCAACTCTCCTTTGTTAAAGAGGAAAAGATGGAAGCTGATGTTACAGAGGAAAAAGTGGAAGCTGATGTTAAAGAGGAAAAGGTGCTGATGGATGACGGGCCACCTGAGTCGTCCAAGCTTCATCATGAGAGTCCAAGTGACACCCATTGTGGAAGACCACCACCAGAACATCTCTTATCTCCACTCTCACACAGAGACGGCATGGAAGAATCCTCAAGTGTCAAAGACAATAAACATCTGAAATGTTCTGCAAAGGATATACATTATGGAAACAAGGAAGCTTCACAAACAGATTTCAATAGACACATAAGGAAAAGAGAAAAAGCAGTTCCCTGCTCAATTTGCGGTAGAAAATTTTCTCTGAAAAACTTGAAAcgacacatgaaaaatcacacagGCGAAATGTcagtttcctgctcagtttgtggtataAAATTATCTCAGAAAGAAAATTTAAAACGACACATGAGAaaacacactggcgaaaaaccctaTGTTTGCTCCCTTTGCGGCAAAGCGTACTCATGTGGCGAAAGCTTAGCAACACACATGATgacacactttaaaaaaaaaccttatccTTGCACAATTTGCAGCAGTGGCTTTGCAAAAAGCTGGATTTTGGACAAACACATGAAAAATACACACGGGAGAAAGACCCTTTACTTGTGCCGTTTGCAGTAA